A section of the Clostridium omnivorum genome encodes:
- a CDS encoding glucose-6-phosphate isomerase: MAKALSLDLSKTTPFLKEHEIKYFQPMISEAHKMLHEKTGAGSDFLGWVDLPVAYDKDEFARIKKAAEKIQGDSEALIVIGIGGSYLGARAAIEMLSHSFYNTLPKGKRKTPAIFYVGNNISSTYMTDLLEAIEGMDISVNVISKSGTTTEPAIAFRIFKDYMEKKYGKEGAKSRIYATTDKARGALKSLADSEGYETFVIPDDVGGRYSVLTAVGLLPIAAAGINIDEMMQGAADAREAYSAEDMSKNDAYKYAAARNALLRKGKVTEILVNYEPAIHYFGEWWKQLYGESEGKDHKGIFPAAVDFSTDLHSMGQYIQEGLRNIFETVINVETPRKSITIEKSAENIDGLNFLAGQTMDFVNKKAFQGTVLAHNDGEVPNIIINVPELTPYNFGYAVYFFEKACGISGYLNGVNPFDQPGVEAYKKNMFALLGKPGFEEMKAELEKRL; the protein is encoded by the coding sequence ATGGCTAAGGCTCTAAGTTTAGACTTATCAAAAACTACACCGTTTTTAAAAGAACATGAAATTAAATATTTTCAACCAATGATTTCAGAGGCTCACAAAATGCTTCATGAAAAAACTGGTGCAGGAAGCGATTTTTTAGGATGGGTGGATCTTCCTGTAGCATATGATAAAGATGAATTTGCAAGAATAAAAAAAGCTGCTGAAAAAATTCAAGGGGATTCAGAGGCACTTATAGTAATAGGAATAGGCGGCTCATACCTTGGTGCAAGAGCAGCAATTGAAATGCTTTCTCACAGCTTTTACAACACATTGCCTAAAGGTAAGAGAAAGACTCCAGCAATATTCTATGTTGGAAACAATATAAGCTCTACTTATATGACAGATTTATTAGAAGCAATAGAAGGAATGGATATATCAGTTAATGTTATATCAAAATCAGGAACCACTACAGAGCCTGCTATAGCTTTTAGAATATTTAAAGATTATATGGAAAAGAAGTATGGAAAAGAGGGCGCTAAAAGCAGAATTTATGCTACTACAGATAAAGCAAGAGGAGCATTAAAATCTTTAGCTGATTCAGAAGGCTATGAAACCTTCGTCATTCCAGATGATGTTGGAGGTAGATATTCCGTTCTAACAGCAGTAGGACTTCTTCCTATAGCAGCAGCAGGAATAAATATAGATGAGATGATGCAGGGAGCTGCAGACGCAAGAGAGGCATATAGTGCTGAGGATATGAGCAAAAATGATGCTTACAAATATGCAGCTGCTAGAAATGCTCTTCTTAGAAAAGGAAAGGTTACAGAAATACTAGTTAATTACGAACCTGCTATTCATTATTTTGGTGAGTGGTGGAAACAACTTTATGGAGAAAGCGAAGGAAAAGATCATAAGGGTATTTTCCCAGCGGCAGTAGATTTTTCTACAGACCTTCATTCAATGGGACAATACATTCAAGAAGGTTTAAGAAATATATTTGAAACAGTTATAAATGTTGAAACTCCAAGAAAGAGCATAACAATTGAAAAAAGCGCTGAAAATATAGATGGGTTAAACTTTCTTGCAGGTCAGACCATGGATTTTGTAAATAAAAAGGCCTTTCAAGGTACTGTTCTAGCTCATAATGATGGAGAAGTTCCAAATATAATAATTAATGTTCCAGAACTAACTCCATATAACTTTGGATATGCAGTTTATTTCTTTGAAAAAGCGTGTGGAATCAGTGGATATTTAAATGGAGTAAATCCTTTCGACCAACCAGGGGTTGAAGCATATAAAAAGAATATGTTTGCACTTTTGGGAAAGCCTGGCTTTGAAGAAATGAAGGCTGAACTAGAAAAGAGACTATAA
- a CDS encoding YaiI/YqxD family protein — protein sequence MRIIVDADACPGRQIIEDLGKEYGLEVIMYCDINHALFSDYSSIRYMDSGFQSVDMAIANEARVNDIVVTQDFGVAAMVLGKKAHAIGPKGFVYTNENIDKLLFERHIAQKIRRSGGKTSNPKKRTREDDERLHKNLEKLIVCNKK from the coding sequence ATGAGAATTATAGTTGATGCAGATGCCTGCCCGGGCAGGCAGATTATTGAGGATTTAGGTAAAGAATATGGTTTGGAAGTAATAATGTACTGTGATATAAACCATGCTTTATTTAGTGATTACAGCTCAATAAGATATATGGACAGTGGCTTTCAAAGTGTAGATATGGCTATTGCAAATGAAGCTAGAGTAAATGACATTGTAGTAACTCAAGACTTTGGAGTTGCTGCTATGGTACTTGGTAAAAAAGCTCATGCTATTGGCCCAAAGGGTTTTGTATACACTAATGAGAATATAGATAAACTTCTTTTTGAAAGACATATTGCCCAAAAGATAAGAAGAAGCGGAGGTAAAACCTCAAATCCCAAAAAAAGAACAAGAGAAGACGATGAAAGATTGCATAAAAATTTAGAAAAATTAATAGTATGTAATAAGAAATAG